The stretch of DNA CATAGTCAACTTGCGCTAGATAAACTAAAGTATGTTACTGAAATACTAGATAGCCAGTCGCTATTTTCTGATAGTTTGTGGCGGATTTTAATTTGGTCCATAAGTTATTATCACTATCCAGTAGGCCTAATTTTATTTCAAGCATTACCCGTGCTAATTCGCCAGGGTCAACCAGCAATATTACAATGGTTATCTGTCACAAAAGAAGATAGTATTATAGCACCAAAAAGCGCACCAACAAGCCTAACAACGAAATTACTAAGTAAGCCGCAGTTCTATAGTCATCAAGTTAGTAATTTACAACTATATAATGACTGGCGCACTGTCTTTCGTATAAATAGTCAGCAATTTAAGCTAAATGTAGAACAGGCTACTGCGGTACTAGCCATAAGTAATCAGGATGAGCAATATGTAGTATGGTTACTAGCTGGAGTAACAGGTGCTGGTAAAACGGAAGTATATCTGACTGTATTAGAAAATATTCTATTCAAAGGCAAACAGGCATTAGTTTTAGTACCAGAAATAGGTCTGACTCCGCAAATAATAGCCCGCTTCCGTGAGCGATTCCATGCTCCAGTAGAAGTCCTACATTCTAGACTAAACAATAAAGAAAGGTTAACTGTTTGGTTAAAGGTAAGGCGTGGCGATAGCGCTATTATAATAGGTACGCGCTCGGCTTTGTTTGCTCCCTTTACTAGACTAGGTCTAATAGTTATAGATGAAGAACACGATTGTTCATATAAGCAGCATAATGGCTGGCGATATAATGCTCGTGATCTAGCAGTTTTTCGAGCTAGAGAAGAAAATGTACCCATTATCCTTGGTACTGCAACTCCAGCTTTAGAGACTATTTATAATGTACAACAGAAAAAATATCATCAATTAACATTGGGAAAACGGGTAAATAATGCTCAATTAGCTAGTCAACAGTTAATAGATTTAAAAGGACAGCATTTAAATAATGGTTTATCTAAGATACTTTTAACAAAAATGCACCTGCATCTCGAAGCAGGAAATCAGGTTATGCTTTTTCTTAACCGACGTGGTTTTGCTCCTGCGTTACTATGTCACGAGTGCGGTTGGATAGCTGAATGCAAAAGATGTGATCACTATTACACTTTTCATCAACAGCAATGTAAATTATGCTGCCATCGTTGCTATAGTCAACGTTCAGTATTACATCAATGTTTACGATGTGGCTCAACACAGCTAATACCATCAGGTTTAGGTACGGAGCAACTAGAAAAAACATTAGGAATACAATTTCCTAGTGTACCTATAACACGTATTGATCGTGATACAACAGCGCGTAAAGGAGCACTTGAGTGTTTTTTAACTCAAGTAAAAAGAGGTGGAAAAAGAATTTTGATTGGGACACAAATGCTAGCTAAAGGACATCATTTCCCTGATGTGACTCTAGTATCATTATTAAATGTAGATGGTGCCTTATTTTCTAGTAATTTTCGTGCAGCAGAACATTTTGCACAGCTTTATACTCAGGTATCTGGAAGAGCCGGACGTGCTGGTAAACCCGGGGAGGTATTGCTACAAACCCATCATCCAGACCATCCTTTGTTACAGACACTACTTAGTCAAGGCTATATGGACTTTGCTAAACATATGCTCGAAGAACGTCGACAGGCTGGTTTACCACCTTTTGCGAGTCATACAAGTTTTCGTGCTGAAGATTATGATAATAATAAGTCTAGAACATTTCTGGATAAATTACGTCAATTATTGGAAACTCATCCACAACGTAATGAAACACTATTATTAATTGGTCCTATACCAGCATTAACTCCTAAATGTAATGGTAGGTTCCGTTGGAATCTAATATTATCGCATCCTTCGAGGCTACATTTACAAAAATTTTTGACAATTATTATACCATTAGTAGGAAAACTATCCCTAGCAAGTAAAGTAAAATGGTCATTAGATGTAGATCCGATTGATTGCTAATGTTGAGCAATCGATCTCTAATAGGTAGCATTAGATCACCAAATAACTCAATTGTTAATCTTTATTTAAAAAGATGACTAGCTGCTAATATAGCAGCTAGCAAGATAAAATACTACTATCATGACCTATTGGGGTTGAAAAGATTAAAGATTACCCCATTTAATAGTAAACCTCTCTCCTTACCGGGGAGAGATAGCTGCTATTTCTGTTCTAAGGGGTTAGAAGTGACAACAATTATCAGCGTGCGTCGTAATGGTCATGTTGTGATTGGTGGTGATGGCCAAGCGACTATCGGTAATACTATTATGAAGGGGAACGTCCGTAAAGTACGTAGACTATATTATAATGATAAAGTAATAGCTGGTTTTGCTGGTGGCACTGCTGATGCTTTTACATTATTCGAATTATTTGAACGTAAACTAGAAAGTTATCAAGGACACTTAGTGAAAGCAGCAGTAGAGTTAGCTAAAGACTGGCGTACTGACCGTCGGTTACGTCGTTTAGAAGCACTACTAGCTGTAGCAGACGAAAATGCATCGCTAATAATTACCGGAAACGGTGATGTAATACAACCGGAAAAAGACCTTATTGCGATTGGTTCTGGTGGACCATATGCTCAGTCCGCTGCTCGCGCTTTGTTAGAAAATACTAATTTTAGCGCCCGCGAAATTGTTAAAAAATCATTGGTAATTGCTGGAGATATCTGTATTTATACTAATCAATTCCACACCATTGAAGAATTAACATCTACAGCTGAAGGATATTAAAATATGTCTCACATGACTCCAAGCGAAATCGTTAATGAACTAGATGACTATATTATTGGCCAGCATAATGCTAAAAGAGCAGTAGCCATCGCGTTGCGTAATCGCTGGCGTCGTATGCAGCTAGACGAAACATTACGTCATGAAGTCACACCAAAAAATATTCTGATGATTGGTCCTACTGGCGTAGGTAAGACAGAAATAGCACGACGATTAGCTAAACTAGCTAACGCACCATTTATTAAGGTAGAAGCTACAAAATTCACTGAAGTAGGCTATGTAGGTAAGGAAGTAGATTCTATTATCCGTGATTTAACTGATGCGGCCGTAAAAATGGTACGTCTACAATCGATGGAAAAAAATCGCTTTCGCGCGGAAGAAAGAGCTGAAGAGCGGATACTAGATGTTTTAATCCCGCAACCAACCCCGAACAATTGGGACAAAATAGAAGAAAATAATAGCAGTGAGCCTTCAAGTACCCGCCAGCATTTTCGCAAAAAATTACGTGAAGGCCAGCTCAATGAAAAAGAAATTGAGATTAATTTAGCTGCAACGCCTATTGGTGTTGAAATTATGGCTCCTCCAGGCATGGAAGAGATGACAAATCAGCTACAGTCTATGTTTAAAAATTTAGCTGGTCAAAAGCAAAAATCACGCAAAATGAAGATTAAAGAAGCAATGAAGCTTCTAATAGAAGAAGAAGCAGCTAAGCTAGTAAATCAGGAGAAAATAAAAGAAAAGGCTATAGAAGCTGTAGAACAGAATGGAATAGTCTTTATTGATGAAATTGATAAAATCTGTAAAAGAGGTGATGTTTCTGGACCAGATGTATCTAGTGAAGGTGTACAGCGTGATTTATTACCGTTAGTGGAAGGCTGTACGGTATCAACGAAGCATGGCATGGTTAAAACAGACTATATTTTATTCATAGCTTCTGGCGCTTTTCAGGTAGCTAGTCCTTCAGATTTAATACCTGAGCTACAAGGTCGCTTACCAATTCGTGTAGAACTAGAAGCATTAACACCTAAAGATTTCCAATTAATTCTGACTGAACCGAATGCGTCGCTAACAATGCAGTATATTGCCCTTATGGCAACAGAAGGTGTTAGTATATCCTTTACTGAAGACGGTATTAAACGTATAGCTGAAACTGCTTGGCAAGTAAACGAGCGCACGGAAAATATCGGTGCTCGGCGTCTACATACTATTTTAGAGCTTTTGATGGAGGATATTTCTTATGACGCTAGCGAATGGCATGGTAAAACTATTTCTATAGATGCCGATTATGTTCGTAGTCATCTAGATGACTTAGTATCTGATGAAGATTTTAGCAGATTTATTTTATAGTAAAACTCATAGCATATTGAATAGATAAATTAGCGGATAATAGTTGTATAAGTACAACGGTATTACATAAATAAGTTATTGAACTTGTAATGCCATATTCATCTAATCAATAACATTGATTCACTATAATAGTTCCAGCAAAAATTCCAAACGATAAACTTTATGAAGTTATTACTCATTCTGGTCTAAAAATAGCTATTTTTTACCTACCCATATCTAGATGGATTTATTGCATAGCAGCTTATGAATAGGAGGAAATAATATGCGACATCCGTTAGTTATTGGTAACTGGAAACTAAACGGTAGTAAACATATGGTTAGCAATTTTATCATATCACTCCGTAATCAATTAAGTAATATGATTAACTGCTGCAACGTTGCTATAGCCCCACCAATGATATATTTGGACAGAGCTAAATCTTATTTAACTGGTAGCCATATAGCTCTAGGAGCGCAAAATGTTGATCTCCATGTTTCTGGTGCATTTACTGGTGAAATTTCGGCTAAGATGCTTAAAGATATTGGCGCTAAATATATTATTATTGGCCATATTGAACGTCGCTTATACCATAAAGAAAGCAATGAGGATATAGCTAATAAATTTGCTTGCCTAAAAAATGAAGGACTTATTCCTGTTTTATGTATTGGAGAAACTAAAGAAGAGAATGA from Baumannia cicadellinicola str. Hc (Homalodisca coagulata) encodes:
- the priA gene encoding primosomal protein N'; its protein translation is MLVINVAIPVPLARTFDYLLLPNIGIKAVVGARVRVPFGHRQVIGIITAINSHSQLALDKLKYVTEILDSQSLFSDSLWRILIWSISYYHYPVGLILFQALPVLIRQGQPAILQWLSVTKEDSIIAPKSAPTSLTTKLLSKPQFYSHQVSNLQLYNDWRTVFRINSQQFKLNVEQATAVLAISNQDEQYVVWLLAGVTGAGKTEVYLTVLENILFKGKQALVLVPEIGLTPQIIARFRERFHAPVEVLHSRLNNKERLTVWLKVRRGDSAIIIGTRSALFAPFTRLGLIVIDEEHDCSYKQHNGWRYNARDLAVFRAREENVPIILGTATPALETIYNVQQKKYHQLTLGKRVNNAQLASQQLIDLKGQHLNNGLSKILLTKMHLHLEAGNQVMLFLNRRGFAPALLCHECGWIAECKRCDHYYTFHQQQCKLCCHRCYSQRSVLHQCLRCGSTQLIPSGLGTEQLEKTLGIQFPSVPITRIDRDTTARKGALECFLTQVKRGGKRILIGTQMLAKGHHFPDVTLVSLLNVDGALFSSNFRAAEHFAQLYTQVSGRAGRAGKPGEVLLQTHHPDHPLLQTLLSQGYMDFAKHMLEERRQAGLPPFASHTSFRAEDYDNNKSRTFLDKLRQLLETHPQRNETLLLIGPIPALTPKCNGRFRWNLILSHPSRLHLQKFLTIIIPLVGKLSLASKVKWSLDVDPIDC
- the hslV gene encoding ATP-dependent protease subunit HslV, producing MTTIISVRRNGHVVIGGDGQATIGNTIMKGNVRKVRRLYYNDKVIAGFAGGTADAFTLFELFERKLESYQGHLVKAAVELAKDWRTDRRLRRLEALLAVADENASLIITGNGDVIQPEKDLIAIGSGGPYAQSAARALLENTNFSAREIVKKSLVIAGDICIYTNQFHTIEELTSTAEGY
- the hslU gene encoding HslU--HslV peptidase ATPase subunit, which produces MSHMTPSEIVNELDDYIIGQHNAKRAVAIALRNRWRRMQLDETLRHEVTPKNILMIGPTGVGKTEIARRLAKLANAPFIKVEATKFTEVGYVGKEVDSIIRDLTDAAVKMVRLQSMEKNRFRAEERAEERILDVLIPQPTPNNWDKIEENNSSEPSSTRQHFRKKLREGQLNEKEIEINLAATPIGVEIMAPPGMEEMTNQLQSMFKNLAGQKQKSRKMKIKEAMKLLIEEEAAKLVNQEKIKEKAIEAVEQNGIVFIDEIDKICKRGDVSGPDVSSEGVQRDLLPLVEGCTVSTKHGMVKTDYILFIASGAFQVASPSDLIPELQGRLPIRVELEALTPKDFQLILTEPNASLTMQYIALMATEGVSISFTEDGIKRIAETAWQVNERTENIGARRLHTILELLMEDISYDASEWHGKTISIDADYVRSHLDDLVSDEDFSRFIL
- the tpiA gene encoding triose-phosphate isomerase, whose translation is MRHPLVIGNWKLNGSKHMVSNFIISLRNQLSNMINCCNVAIAPPMIYLDRAKSYLTGSHIALGAQNVDLHVSGAFTGEISAKMLKDIGAKYIIIGHIERRLYHKESNEDIANKFACLKNEGLIPVLCIGETKEENEKDQTKAICVRQLDYILNIVGTQAFKNAVIAYEPIWAIATGKSANPLQIQKIHKFIRSYLFNHDQAIAEQVIIQYGGSVNASNAAELFNQPDVDGALVGGASLKADIFATIIKAAARAKKN